CTTGTTtcgcacccaaaaaaaaaaaaaaaaaaaaaacacacacacacacacaattatactaattttataagtgtaaatcaataaattattggcaaatgtattttttctaaaaaaatattatgcacTACAACTACTGAttgaatatttaatatttttcgaCAAATGACTTTAGACACtcgttaaaatttaaaaatgcccctgtttaaatatgaaaatttgactGAATTGTTGGTGGCTATCAATCTTCAACTAACTAAAATGATGCCCTCGTttgtcaaaaattaaaaatttaaaattaagaaaaacacacaattatactaattttataagtgtaaatcaataaattattggcaaatgtattttttctaaaaaaaaaaatattatgcacTACAACTACTGAttgaatatttaatattttttgacaaATGACTTTAGGCGctccttaaaatttaaaaatacccCCCGTTTTAAGATGAAAATGGGATAGAACTATTGGGGGCTATCAATCTTCAACTAACTAACAGGGGTCACTACAGTCCATTTGATATCTAGTATATTAAAACATTACAAATCACGACTCTATATTGTCCCTTGTgccttatttgtttttatttctagaAGTGATTTAGTGATTTGTATTAAGCAATGGTGAGTTAGTGacatacttttatatatatatatatatatatatataattttttttttttttttaattggaatgcTTATATACAATGGTAAGAATCACAATAACTATTTCATTACACTCAATTAGGGGAGAAAttgggcaaatgcccatttcaaaaaaaaaaaaaaaaaaatctagcattttgccccatttctcaaattaattagggaaattccctcttttgaaactcgattttctcaaaatcgagttataaaaaaaaaaaaaaaaaaatttggagccctatagtagtgttttaaggagtctatagtgacgttttatggacctatagtggcgttttgtaatccgatctccatgaagtcaagttacatgcaattatttttctttttttttttacctataactcgacttTATGGAAatcggattacaaaacgccactataggtccttaaaacgtcactataggctccttaaaacgccactataggacttaactcaattttgaaaaaatcaagtttcaaaggaggggcatttccctaattaatttggaaaatagggcaaaatgctagattgtttttttgaaaggggcaaaaGCTAATTTTTTCCCTCAACTAGGATTCACTTATTACACACATAAATACAATTACTACACTCACTGTAAATCTATAGCAAGTACCTTTGCTAGTGTAAATCTTCGCCTATGTAAGTTCACTCCAAAATTTCTCTCTAGCCAATCCGTCCTTCTTGAGGTAAAAACATGTCCAGTAAGGAATCCAATTACCAATCCACAAGCAAATCCAATCACTACCACTTTCCAACAAAATCCTTCTCTCAATGATGATTCATGTCTCATTTCAGAAGTTGGTATCTCATTATTTCCACATTTCTTTGACAACTGAAAGCCACACAAACCAAAGTTTCCCTCAAAAGAGGAACTTTGAAATGTTAGAAACTGCCCACCTTGTGGAATTGGACCAAAAAGTTGATTTTGAGAGAGGTTTAAATACTCAAGAAATGTGAGACTTGTTAACTACTGAGGCATTTCACCAAAGAGGCTATTTTGAGAAAGATCCAAAGATTCAAGCACAATTATGTTTCCCAATGATGATGGGATATGGCTCATAAATTtattgcatgataaattgagtACAATTAGCCCCTTGAGGTTCCCCACACTATCTGGAATTTCTCCATAAAACCTGTTGTCAGAGAGATCAATAGCTGTGAAGATGGTCAAGATTTTTACCAATTCCAATTCTACTCCCTTATTCACTACAGTCATTGAGTCTTTGTAATAATTGGAGTCATCTCCCATGTACCCTGGTTGGGATTTGTCGTTGCTAGTGACCTTTGAGATTGCACGCCAATTTTGAAAGTAATCTGATGGTAACTTGCCAGAGAAATTATTGTGAGAGAGGTCAACAACATGCAACTTGGATAAGCCAAACTGTATATCAGGATCCCATACAGGACCATGTAATCCATTTGCTCGCAAGACAAGAATCTTTAACTCTGGTAAAGACTCCAACCAAAAAGGGAATGTATcattcaatttattatttccAAGATTCAGAACTTCTAGCATTGGACATTTAACTAGTGATCGTGGAATCTTTCCTTGTATTGTGTTGTTATTCAAGTCTAGTGTCCTTAAACTACATCCATTTATGAATGTTTCAGGCAAGTTTCCTTGAAAGTGGTTATTTTTCATAGCCAATACTACAAGAGAATTGCTTGAGTTCAACAAACATTGTGGAATTCGACCAATCAATTGGTTATTGGACACATCAAGGACTTCTAGAGCATGCACCTTACATATCATTGGAGGGAtactttttgataaaattattttttgaggcaaaaaaataatttgtagaCAATGGGGGAATCGGAAATGACTCTTGGAACATGTTGGAACTCAAGTCTAAAAGGTACATATTTTTCCATGGAAAAACTATTGGTGGTTGCTCAAATTTGCTTAAAAGGTTAAAAGAAAGATTTAAGTAACCCAATGTCTCTTTTCCAACATTCCAAAACCATTTAGGTATTTTACCTTCAATGTTGTTATTGGAAAGGTCTAAACCTTGCAATTCATTTTGGGCTTTTAGAAAATTAGGAAATTCAGTCAAATTGCACGAAGACATTGACAAAGATGAAAATTTGGGGAGGGTTGAATTGATATTTGCTTTTGGAACCAATACTTTGTTACCTGAAAGATCAAGATCTTGAAGCTCTTTAAGCTCAAAGAAAATCTCTAACTCCACCTTGCCCTTTAGGTTGATCGAAGAAAGATATAGCCTTTGTAGCTTTGTGAGATTGGCAATTGATCTTGGAATTGATTCATTCAATTTGTTTCCACTCAATCTCAAATCATTTAATGGTGATGAAGAGATATTTTGGAATTTGAGCGGGCCAGTGAGCTGATTTTGATCTAGATATAGTGTAGACAATGAAGGGGTTGTAAACAAAACCGAGGGAATGGCCTCTGTGAGTGAGTTTTGAGACAAGACAAGCATAAACAAATTAGGAAGTCTACTTATTTCGGATGGGATTGGTCCTTTCAATTGATTTATGGATAAATCTATGGAACGAAGTGTATTAATATTTGTTAGCCAAAGTGGGAAGCCCCcgtcaaaattgttttgtgaaAGGCCTAAGTCTTCTAGCTGTGTAAGATTTCCTAGGAAAGATGGTTCTTCCTGATTGTAAAGGATTTGGTCAAGTCCAAGATAAGTGATTTTTTCAAGGTTTTCCAATGTGTAAGGAAGCTGACCATGGAAATTGTTATATGAGAGGGAAAGGAATGTAAGTTGTGATAGGTTTCCAATAGAAGGGGGAATTACCCCTGAAAAATTACTTGAACCAAGATCCAGGAGaatctagccttttgcccttgtTTGGCAAAATATatggcaatatgcccctgtttacaaactatataggggcgtgcCCCTGTTTGGGTACTCGATGACACTAAAATCGAGTTACTTAAAGTACTCGGTTATGCTAACGCCGAGTTATAGGCAGCTGCCTGCGACACTGGCTGTCCAGCTTGGCTTTTGGGCAATAAAATATTCCCGCGTTACTATTTGCAACTCGACAGTGGGGAAACCAAGTTATGTGCAGAGTAAATTTTGAATGTAACGTCTCCAAAACAGTTTGTCTCCTTCACTCAGTCTGATCAGTTGCTACCCTCAATATGTTCTATCTCCCACCCTCAATCCATTCAGAGTAGAGAAAGCAAAGTTCACATTTTGAAGTTCTGTTATTTCTACCCATTTCTACCCGTAGGCCGAAGCGCAACGCAAACCCACACCCACCCAAACCTACACCCAAAACTCTCACCATAACCCTCACCATAGCAGAAGGTCAACCCAATCCATCTTCAGAGTTAAAGGATTAGGAACGTATTAAGGTAATTTCATCATTGctgagttcaatttttttttccccttgcaTTTAATCTGAGTTAAGTGTGGCTTGTGCATGTACTCTGATTTGAGTGTGGGTTCTTTAGTTTTGCTCTATTAGATTTTTCTctattcattattattgttgCCGTTTGAgctttgttgggtttggttttgaacTGGGTTTTGATGCGTAACTAGGGCACAAATTCATGTAAAATACAATTGGAATGTATTAGGGAAAATTGCTTTTTAATTCATATAGTTTATTTCAACATAAagttgtaaaaacaaaaaaaatctaatctttACCCTAGAACTATATTGTATTTGGGCTTTAATATGGATTGTGGGTCTAATTTGTTCTCTTAAAGTAGGAgctttaaaacataatttttccATATACTTATAATAAGCTGACTAGAGACTCAATAATTTTTCCACATACTGATTGGTTTTAGTTTAGTCCCAATGTTGATATGTGGGAATTCAACCTGAATTGTTGTTATCTTTTACCTGAATCTGAAGTATGTCTATCTTCTTCATATACGTAATGGTCTTGACagtttaaaaacataatttctaTAGTAAGTTTCCCCTCCAAATTTCATGGTGATTGGTTCTAATGGAAATTCTGTTCTGACAGATTTGAACCTCATTAACCTCATGCATGTTTTTTGTCTAAAGTTGCATGTTAGTTGTTATGATACTTTCATAGTTAATATGCAAGTTCTATTGTTTTTTGCAAGTCCTGGTATATTGGAAATTATGAATGTTTATAATTGCAAGTCCTAGCTATATTGTTAATGTTTGTCTGCGATCAATGGTTTATTAACTAGATTGCATGCGTGTCAAGCATGTAGCAACATCCAAATATGGATCTTGGACCCGTGGATGGTACACAGTTGACGCAGCAGCTGGCTCATTGATCCACGGCGTTGTGGGAGACGCCTGCCGCCGGTCAGGTACGTAGTTGTACTGAACTTCGGACGTGTCGAAgtcattaatttttccttttgtaggGTTCTTTGATTATTTGAAAAAGAAGTTGGAAATGGTATCATTACTGTTTTGGTTTAggcaaaattttatttaatccaAAGAGAAAATGATCGCGAAACTACTAATgctagaaaaaaatattaaacatcaGTAGTGGCTAATGAAAAGGTATATTCAGTATTAGTAGATCTCATTTAAAAGTTATAGTAATCAATTAAAATGAACCCGTTGCCATTATTTTCCGAAACATAATGCTAATTTTAAACAATGTCATTGATCTTGAGTTGATCATATCTGCTATTGAGCTGAGTGAATAACCAGTTAGGATCTTAACAAACATACTGCAAAATGTTCGTAACTAGAGATGAACCTACTATTTCTtgcatattattattacatAGCATTCTTATAGTTATTTTGTGTGCACTATCCTAAGACAACGCTCTTTCGTGTGCAGGTAGTGCCAGGCGTGCTAAAGTGCAGACGTCGATCTTGCAAGTTACCCTGGAATGGGTTAGACCCATGGATTGCCCATTACATAGCTGACCGGGTGTCAGTGATGCCTCTACAGTTCCTGAACCCTATTAGCGATGCGAAGAAGTACAGTTGGGGCAGTGGAGCATTAGCTTGGCTGTACAGGCACCTATGCAGGGCATTAGAGATGAAGGCGAAGCAGTGTGGAGGAGCACTGATGTTGGTGTAGCTATGGGCGTATTCGAGGTTCCCACTTATATGCCTTGTTATGAGATTGCCACAACCGCCGGTGGAGGCAGGTCCCCTCGCCAGGAGGTATGTTATTTGATTACTTTGTTACAATTATCATGCCATTTGTCATTCATCGTGCATGTGTCTTTAGTTGACTTTAATAATAAATCCATGTTGGCACTAATATTGTTTAGCACATGATAGGTTTTGATTTACatatgattttctttattttgtgaaaaatatattacaatttttaatataatataattctgGAAAAATACTGCTTACATTAGTAAATCTGTTATTTTCGATCATTTTGTCAAGATATCCTAGCTTGTAGCCTAGTAACATAATTGGCACATCATGGGGCAATATTTACCTGAACCTTGAGTCAAACAAAACGGACACTCAAGAGAATTGTGTATCAAAACACATGCATAAAATTCAAGCTATGTTCTtgactttttgatttttggcgttttctttgggcttttgccaaaaaataacagccatttatttatttatttattttcttcttgtcttttcccattatactaataaaaaaagatttttgtcttttcttcttTCGGTGCTGTAACAAAAATGAATGAGGAATGGGTATGAGAATGGACTCTTGTCTAGTAATTGATACAAGTGCATCTTTATGTACtatctatgtgtgtgtgtgtatatatatatatatatatatatatatcaacatttACATCCCTatcaatgaaaaaataaatacacagtaaaaaatgatgataaCAGATTTACACTACAAATTCTTAAAGAGCGTCATAAAAGTAGCTCATTGAACATGACTCCTTCAACTCTAGCACAACTGCTCCAAAAACAACaaaccatttttaaaaataaaacaaacgtAAATCTCAATAttcataaagtgaaaaaaaaaaaagagagaaaaaaaaaaagaaacaaataaagtgaaATAAGTTCCAAAACTTGAAAGGGTGTAAAAGGCTTACTGTTTAAAAATGACTCTCCCAGCCATGCACCACCTGCATTTCATTAACTGCTTATCCTCCTTACCATTCAGATTAAACAATCTCCATGTCATCAACATCAGTGCTACCAGTTGTGGTTTGTTTTCTCAGTcctttttagggttttttcaTCCATGGGGCAATTACGTTATCTTGTGTTGCTCATCAGAATGTAATTTTTGTAACACTTGATCATTTGACGTTGCCACTCTTGATGGCAGTCTGCATCCAGTGTAAAGGCCCCTTTTTGGGTGCATTTAACTTCAATTTCTCGTCTTCCTCCTTCTgcactctctttttttcaagCTTAATCTGCTTGCAGTTTTCCTCATGTGCTCATACAAACATCCTCACAAAGTTGAACAGAGCAGATACGACTACAAGACATacgaaataaaattaaagacaGAAAATGATATCCTTTAGAAAGGAAAAGGCAAATATGTTTACTGCAAAAGTAAAGACACAAGGTTATTACTGCTTGGCATAACTAGGAGCCAagaaatgtaatatatatatataaacctaatAAGTATCAATTAGAGAAATTCTaaaagctaatatatatatatatatatatatatatatatatatatatgcaattgATTGTTCATCagctcaaagaaaaaataaaaagaataagcaTGAAAGTCAAGTGTTGCCCAATAGGACAAAAAGTTGTAATAACTGAATTAATtgcaataagaaaaataaatctaaaataaagtaACTTAGATTTGAAAGCAGTTGTAGACAAATGGCAGGTgtttaaacaagaaaaaaagcCATGCCTTCTTGAGATAGTGGTAGATCAAGCAAAACGCTCTACCATGTTAGTGCATAAGGTGACAAATATTGCAATTATTTTGTGGATTTTATATCAACTCTTAAGTCTTGTCAAAAACCTTTTAACTATAGTTAAAACAACTAGTAAGAAACATTCAAAGTCAAGTTTTCAATAGAacttgccccccccccccccccaaaaaaaccgtaaataaataaataaataaataaaaagcttcAATTGTTTTGACTGAATCTTTGTAGTTCTATTATTATAGCAAGTGAATAAGTTCTACCTCAATAAGTTCTACCTCAACAGGGTAGATGGTAAAGTTGTGGATTTAAGGCCCGCACATGCAACTTACCAATAACAGGAAAAACAAACACTATTATTACAGCAAGACTTTATAAGTTTTATCTTACATGTCATGTAATGTAACTTTCGTTGTTTCAACTTTCAGTAAATGTTATTTCacttatatatatgttatttcttttctttttttgataagtaaatatttaattaaaaaactacaAAGACCACCACCCTGGAAGCAGGACACGTGCGTAAGGGGCACCACAAATCAACGAAGTTAATTGTTGAATGGCCACTTAACACAAAGATCCAAACTCATATTTTCTGTAGTAATGAAATCAGAAATAAATCCAGGGGCACATTTTGGTTAGCCATTGAATACTCACGTACATTTTATAGAACATCCAGAAGTACAAAGGT
This genomic stretch from Quercus lobata isolate SW786 chromosome 3, ValleyOak3.0 Primary Assembly, whole genome shotgun sequence harbors:
- the LOC115981376 gene encoding receptor-like protein 18, coding for MLVLSQNSLTEAIPSVLFTTPSLSTLYLDQNQLTGPLKFQNISSSPLNDLRLSGNKLNESIPRSIANLTKLQRLYLSSINLKGKVELEIFFELKELQDLDLSGNKVLVPKANINSTLPKFSSLSMSSCNLTEFPNFLKAQNELQGLDLSNNNIEVLAMKNNHFQGNLPETFINGCSLRTLDLNNNTIQGKIPRSLVKCPMLEVLNLGNNKLNDTFPFWLESLPELKILVLRANGLHGPVWDPDIQFGLSKLHVVDLSHNNFSGKLPSDYFQNWRAISKVTSNDKSQPGYMGDDSNYYKDSMTVVNKGVELELVKILTIFTAIDLSDNRFYGEIPDSVGNLKGLIVLNLSCNKFMSHIPSSLGNIIVLESLDLSQNSLFGEMPQ